From the Sphingomonas phyllosphaerae 5.2 genome, one window contains:
- a CDS encoding glycoside hydrolase family 2 TIM barrel-domain containing protein, which produces MTGRVALGVLVSTLAIAHATAQTPGPAEWERPEVIRIGAEPMHATFDGFETTRAALHADPARSRYHLSLDGQWQFHHSPDPEARPIGFERPDYDISGWVTIAVPGMLQAEGQGTPVFVGAGYPFPMNQPWIDHKLNEVGSYRRDVVVPAHFAGRRLLLTVGAAGAAYYLWVNGQRIGYSEDSKLPAEFDVTAAIHAGRNTVAIELYRYADGSYLEDQDFWRVNGIERSVTLYAAPATHLRDVDVRAGLANGYRDGTLGLTVAVAGEDAATRVRASVRDRGRVLLTREGVPDAQRNVRLEGTLPAVRAWSAETPELYTLLVELLDARGRVVEATARRIGFRTVEIAAGEVRVNGRRIMIRGVNRHEHDPRTFHVVSEATLRRDLELMKAANINAVRASHYPNDPRLYDLADEMGLYVMDEANIESHGYLAKAQQNGDPGHTLLGYKPEWQAAHLDRVERMVERDKNHPSIIFWSLGNETGVGSSFEAAAKWVKARDDTRLVNFLGYSMSGWRHPTNAYVDIFAPMYDDVEKLVDYAERPEFTQPLILCEYAHAMGNSLGNFQDYWDVIHAHKKLQGGFIWDWVDQTIIRKDAQGREYWAQGRDFVPDGDDSPVGDGVIRSDRTPDPEYHELAKVYAPIAFERSGGGYVVVNRHDHIDLSRFTLDYAVLEDGREVARGAVTVPQVAPGARAPLALALPATRDAGAELMLVLRARATKGAIPLVAAGHVVAWEQFALTPPRTPAAAAGSVAPIDAGDVWRMTARDSVLEIDKVTGLVRRYARGGATLLTGGAPDFWRAPTDNDVGTGTTKSHKMWEQFSSNRRLDALAVDGAAIVVTHDMGVGSVKVVTRWTMDEAGQARAAVRFVPLRDDLPDPPRVGVQFRMPAVLDRIHWYGRGPWESYADRKSAALIGEWRGMLADQYHGYARPQESGTKQDVRWIDVMRSDGVGVRVAGDRPLAVNALPFPYADLMEKPASQAHSSDIRPHGDGTLLIDAAQSGVGGDTGWSLDGRPHMKYRVPLKPIDWTFTLGAAR; this is translated from the coding sequence ATGACAGGTCGCGTTGCACTGGGCGTGCTGGTGTCCACACTGGCGATCGCGCATGCGACGGCGCAGACGCCGGGCCCCGCGGAATGGGAGCGGCCCGAGGTGATCCGTATCGGTGCCGAGCCGATGCACGCGACCTTCGACGGCTTCGAGACGACGCGCGCGGCGTTGCATGCCGATCCGGCGCGATCGCGCTATCACCTGTCACTGGACGGGCAGTGGCAGTTCCATCACTCGCCCGATCCGGAAGCGCGGCCGATCGGTTTCGAGCGACCCGATTACGACATCAGCGGCTGGGTCACGATCGCGGTGCCGGGCATGCTGCAGGCGGAGGGGCAGGGGACGCCGGTGTTCGTCGGCGCCGGCTATCCGTTTCCGATGAACCAGCCGTGGATCGACCACAAGCTGAACGAGGTCGGATCGTATCGCCGCGACGTGGTGGTGCCGGCGCATTTCGCGGGACGACGGCTGTTGCTGACGGTCGGCGCGGCGGGGGCGGCCTATTACCTGTGGGTCAACGGGCAGCGCATCGGCTATTCTGAGGATTCCAAGCTGCCCGCGGAATTCGACGTGACCGCGGCGATCCACGCGGGGCGCAATACGGTGGCGATCGAGCTGTATCGCTACGCCGACGGCAGCTATCTGGAAGACCAGGATTTCTGGCGGGTCAACGGAATCGAGCGGAGCGTGACGCTCTACGCCGCGCCGGCCACGCACCTGCGCGACGTCGACGTTCGCGCCGGGCTGGCGAACGGCTATCGCGACGGCACGCTGGGGCTGACCGTCGCGGTGGCGGGCGAGGACGCCGCGACACGGGTGCGCGCGAGCGTGCGCGATCGCGGGCGTGTGCTGCTGACGCGCGAGGGGGTGCCGGATGCGCAACGCAACGTGCGGCTGGAGGGAACGCTGCCGGCGGTGCGCGCGTGGAGTGCGGAGACACCGGAACTCTACACCCTTCTGGTCGAGCTGCTCGATGCGCGGGGACGCGTGGTGGAGGCGACGGCGCGACGGATCGGCTTCCGCACGGTCGAGATCGCCGCGGGCGAGGTGCGGGTGAACGGGCGCCGGATCATGATCCGCGGGGTCAACCGGCACGAGCACGATCCGCGCACCTTCCACGTCGTGTCGGAAGCGACGCTGCGCCGCGATCTTGAGTTGATGAAGGCGGCCAATATCAACGCGGTGCGCGCGTCGCATTATCCCAACGATCCGCGGCTGTACGATCTTGCCGATGAGATGGGACTCTACGTGATGGACGAGGCCAATATCGAGAGCCACGGCTATCTGGCGAAGGCGCAACAGAACGGCGATCCGGGACATACGCTGCTTGGTTACAAGCCCGAGTGGCAGGCCGCGCACCTCGACCGTGTCGAACGAATGGTCGAGCGCGACAAGAATCATCCGTCCATCATCTTCTGGTCGCTGGGCAACGAGACCGGCGTCGGCAGCAGTTTCGAGGCCGCGGCGAAATGGGTGAAGGCACGCGACGACACGCGACTGGTCAATTTCCTCGGCTATAGCATGAGCGGCTGGCGGCATCCGACCAACGCCTATGTCGATATCTTCGCGCCGATGTACGACGACGTCGAGAAACTGGTCGATTATGCCGAACGACCAGAATTCACCCAGCCGCTGATCCTGTGCGAATATGCGCACGCAATGGGCAACAGCCTGGGCAATTTTCAGGATTACTGGGACGTCATCCACGCGCACAAGAAGTTGCAGGGCGGGTTCATATGGGACTGGGTGGATCAGACGATCATCCGCAAGGATGCGCAGGGACGCGAATATTGGGCGCAGGGTCGCGACTTCGTGCCGGATGGCGACGACAGTCCGGTCGGCGACGGGGTGATCCGATCAGACCGGACGCCCGATCCGGAATATCATGAGCTGGCCAAGGTCTATGCGCCGATCGCGTTCGAGCGCAGCGGCGGCGGCTATGTCGTGGTGAACCGGCACGATCATATCGACCTGTCGCGCTTCACGCTCGATTATGCGGTGCTGGAGGACGGACGCGAGGTGGCGCGCGGCGCGGTCACGGTGCCGCAGGTTGCGCCGGGCGCACGCGCGCCGCTCGCCCTCGCGCTGCCGGCGACGCGTGACGCAGGAGCGGAGCTGATGCTGGTGCTGCGCGCGCGCGCGACGAAGGGCGCGATCCCGCTGGTCGCGGCGGGACATGTCGTCGCGTGGGAGCAGTTCGCGCTTACCCCGCCGCGCACGCCGGCGGCAGCTGCTGGCAGTGTCGCGCCCATCGATGCGGGCGACGTGTGGCGGATGACGGCGCGTGATTCGGTGCTGGAGATCGACAAGGTGACCGGACTGGTGCGGCGCTACGCGCGGGGCGGGGCGACATTGCTGACCGGCGGCGCCCCCGATTTCTGGCGGGCGCCGACCGACAATGACGTCGGCACCGGCACGACCAAGTCGCACAAGATGTGGGAGCAGTTCAGCAGCAACCGCCGGCTCGACGCGCTGGCGGTCGACGGCGCCGCGATCGTCGTGACGCACGATATGGGCGTAGGATCGGTGAAGGTCGTCACGCGCTGGACCATGGACGAAGCCGGGCAGGCGCGCGCGGCGGTGCGCTTCGTGCCGCTCCGCGACGATCTGCCCGATCCGCCGCGCGTCGGCGTGCAGTTCCGAATGCCCGCGGTGCTCGACCGCATCCACTGGTACGGTCGTGGACCGTGGGAAAGCTATGCCGATCGCAAGAGCGCGGCGCTGATCGGCGAATGGCGGGGGATGCTGGCCGACCAATATCACGGCTATGCGCGGCCACAGGAATCGGGGACCAAGCAGGACGTGCGCTGGATCGACGTGATGCGCAGCGACGGCGTGGGGGTGCGCGTCGCGGGCGACCGGCCGCTGGCGGTCAACGCGCTGCCGTTCCCCTATGCCGACCTGATGGAGAAGCCGGCGTCGCAGGCACACAGCAGCGACATCCGCCCGCACGGTGACGGCACGTTGCTGATCGACGCCGCGCAGAGCGGGGTCGGCGGCGATACGGGGTGGAGCCTGGATGGACGACCGCACATGAAATACCGCGTGCCGCTGAAGCCGATCGACTGGACGTTCACGCTGGGTGCGGCGCGATGA
- a CDS encoding TonB-dependent receptor domain-containing protein has product MSAAVTALALGSALPAVAQVTTDSPATAAPAEEGEAITVTGTRLSQPGVMSNSPITTVGANEIRLQGATNIESVLNRLPQVTADANENVSNGSDGTSQVNLRNLGSNRNLVLLNGQRLLPVQATDLNFVPAFMIKRADVVTGGASAVYGSDAVSGVINFVLRDDLNGIKTDVQYGFSAHHNNNAKYRSRVTGAGYSPALNTPVDGQRFDANIAMGANFADDRGNVTAYFGYREVKPILQYNRDVSACALDPNDGRTDLICGGSSNNEFGFFSPLRDGVSPTGYNNTRDGQKTWVPYDPSFRYNTSPLNYFQRDDTRYTAGAMAHYKVNPAVELYGSFMFMDDQTNSQVAPSALFQGYNYSINCNNPLMSAQQGELLCGSAYGSSATQDTYIGYRPVAAPAQPRRDDLRHTDYRVTGGVRGQIAPGIRYDVNALFSTVLFNETYRNDIDPAKANKALKVVNVNGVATCQSVIDGTDPKCVPLNVFQFGGPSAEALNYIYAPASTSSTSKETVLSGTINFDGGAFGVQLPWADTGIGAVVGVEHRRESYDYRADALSQAKGIQEVNGEFNVTEVFTEVRVPLVENRPFFEELSLTGGYRYSKYSTNDKGVSTYKGEVAWAPSRDLRLRGGYNRAVRAPNIRELFDPRAPGNITAKDPCAGVAPTATLAQCALTGVKAEQYGKILECPSETCNGYFGGNPALKPEEADTYTAGVVLTPTFVPRLTLSVDYFNIKVKDYIGTIPVPLTISQCLATGDPFFCSLFQRNPRNGVLFGADATTLGYVTATNLNTGQLGTSGLDIGASYSVPTGVGRFSVDMLGTWLNDLTTQPLPGQASYDCKGLFGGTCGQPSPEWRHQARFTWTSSDDKGAISLNWRYIGATKLSYNTSDPSLTGDTYIINSRLPVANYFDLAATAAVMKQLTLRVGVNNLLDRDPPAIAQGVLSSFGNGNTYPGIYDVAGRSFFVGLSAEF; this is encoded by the coding sequence ATGTCGGCGGCAGTCACCGCACTGGCGCTGGGGAGCGCGCTGCCAGCGGTCGCGCAGGTCACGACCGATAGTCCGGCCACCGCGGCGCCCGCGGAGGAGGGCGAGGCGATCACCGTCACCGGCACGCGCCTGTCGCAGCCCGGCGTGATGAGCAACAGCCCGATCACCACGGTGGGCGCGAACGAGATCCGCCTGCAGGGTGCGACGAACATCGAAAGCGTGCTGAACCGCCTGCCGCAGGTGACGGCGGACGCGAACGAAAACGTGTCGAACGGTTCGGACGGTACTTCGCAGGTGAACCTGCGCAACCTGGGCAGCAACCGCAACCTGGTGCTGCTCAACGGGCAGCGACTCCTGCCGGTGCAGGCGACCGACCTGAACTTCGTGCCGGCGTTCATGATCAAGCGCGCCGACGTGGTGACGGGTGGCGCATCGGCGGTCTACGGCTCCGATGCCGTATCGGGCGTCATCAACTTCGTGCTGCGTGACGACCTGAACGGTATCAAGACCGACGTGCAATACGGCTTCTCCGCGCACCACAACAACAATGCCAAGTATCGCTCGCGCGTGACGGGCGCTGGCTACAGCCCGGCCCTGAACACGCCGGTCGACGGGCAGCGCTTCGACGCGAACATCGCCATGGGGGCCAATTTCGCGGACGATCGTGGCAACGTCACGGCGTACTTCGGGTATCGCGAGGTCAAGCCGATCCTGCAGTACAATCGCGATGTGTCGGCCTGCGCGCTCGATCCGAACGACGGGCGCACCGACCTGATCTGCGGCGGTTCGTCGAACAACGAATTCGGCTTCTTCAGCCCGCTTCGCGACGGTGTGTCGCCGACCGGCTACAACAACACCCGCGACGGCCAGAAGACATGGGTGCCGTACGATCCCAGCTTCCGCTACAATACGTCGCCGCTCAACTATTTCCAGCGTGACGACACGCGGTACACTGCGGGCGCCATGGCGCATTACAAGGTGAACCCTGCCGTCGAGCTTTACGGTAGTTTCATGTTCATGGACGACCAGACCAATTCACAGGTCGCGCCGTCCGCCTTGTTCCAGGGCTATAACTATTCGATCAACTGCAACAATCCGCTGATGAGCGCGCAACAGGGCGAGCTGTTGTGCGGCAGCGCTTATGGCAGCAGCGCTACGCAGGACACCTACATCGGCTACCGCCCGGTCGCCGCCCCGGCTCAGCCGCGCCGCGACGACTTGCGGCACACCGATTACCGGGTGACCGGCGGGGTGCGCGGGCAGATCGCGCCGGGTATCCGCTACGATGTCAACGCGCTGTTCTCGACGGTGTTGTTCAACGAGACCTATCGCAACGATATCGATCCGGCGAAGGCCAACAAGGCGCTGAAAGTCGTCAACGTGAACGGCGTGGCGACCTGCCAGTCGGTGATCGATGGGACCGACCCGAAGTGCGTGCCGCTCAACGTCTTCCAGTTCGGCGGGCCGTCCGCCGAGGCGCTGAACTATATTTATGCTCCGGCCAGCACCAGCAGCACCAGCAAGGAGACCGTGCTGTCCGGGACTATCAATTTCGACGGCGGCGCGTTCGGCGTGCAACTGCCATGGGCCGATACCGGGATCGGCGCGGTCGTCGGCGTCGAGCATCGCCGCGAGAGCTACGACTACCGTGCCGATGCGCTGTCGCAGGCGAAGGGTATTCAGGAGGTGAACGGCGAGTTCAACGTCACTGAAGTGTTTACGGAAGTGCGCGTGCCGCTGGTCGAGAACCGGCCATTCTTCGAAGAACTTTCGCTGACCGGCGGCTATCGGTATTCCAAGTACAGCACCAACGACAAGGGCGTATCGACGTACAAGGGCGAAGTGGCATGGGCTCCGTCGCGCGACCTGCGATTGCGCGGCGGCTACAATCGCGCGGTTCGCGCGCCCAATATCCGCGAGTTGTTCGATCCCCGCGCGCCCGGCAACATCACCGCGAAGGATCCATGTGCCGGCGTTGCGCCGACCGCGACTTTGGCACAATGCGCGCTGACCGGTGTAAAGGCGGAGCAATACGGCAAGATCCTCGAATGCCCGAGCGAGACATGCAACGGCTATTTCGGCGGCAATCCGGCGCTGAAGCCCGAGGAGGCCGACACGTACACCGCGGGCGTGGTGCTGACCCCGACGTTCGTGCCGCGGCTGACGCTGTCGGTCGACTACTTCAACATCAAGGTGAAGGATTACATCGGCACGATCCCGGTGCCGCTGACGATCAGCCAGTGCCTCGCGACCGGCGATCCGTTCTTCTGCTCGCTGTTCCAGCGCAACCCGCGCAACGGCGTGCTGTTCGGCGCGGACGCCACCACGCTGGGTTACGTGACCGCGACGAACCTGAACACCGGCCAGCTCGGCACCAGCGGCCTGGATATCGGCGCCAGCTATTCGGTGCCGACCGGCGTGGGTCGCTTCAGCGTCGACATGCTCGGCACGTGGCTGAACGACCTGACCACGCAGCCGCTGCCGGGGCAGGCGTCGTATGACTGCAAGGGCCTCTTCGGCGGGACCTGCGGGCAACCGTCGCCGGAATGGCGGCATCAGGCGCGCTTCACCTGGACGTCAAGTGACGACAAGGGCGCGATCTCGCTCAACTGGCGTTACATCGGCGCGACGAAGCTGTCGTACAACACGTCCGATCCGTCGCTGACCGGTGACACCTACATCATCAACTCGCGCCTGCCGGTCGCCAATTACTTCGACCTTGCGGCGACGGCGGCGGTGATGAAGCAGCTGACGCTGCGGGTCGGCGTCAACAATCTCCTCGACCGCGATCCGCCGGCGATCGCCCAGGGCGTGCTGTCGTCGTTCGGCAATGGCAATACCTACCCCGGCATCTATGACGTCGCGGGGCGGAGCTTCTTCGTCGGCCTTTCCGCCGAGTTCTGA
- a CDS encoding GntR family transcriptional regulator, with protein sequence MTGIIVRNLSEQLVDLVRDRILAGQVDVDRAIRQDALAAELGVSKIPLREALTRLEQEGLVRSRANRGYFVRELSIAEAEEVYALRLKLEPQVAALAAERATDEERTVAMQTLAQLDEVTNAHGVGVGAFNRAFHLALLRPSRQPITTTMLERLHVLGERYVRKHLEPRGRDQRANDEHAQLLDSWLARDLSLVTERMYAHIEQTVLDLRREFVTLEDARALS encoded by the coding sequence ATGACCGGTATCATCGTCCGCAATCTTTCCGAACAGCTCGTCGATCTGGTCCGCGACCGGATACTGGCCGGGCAGGTCGATGTCGATCGGGCGATCCGGCAGGATGCGCTCGCGGCCGAACTGGGCGTCAGCAAGATCCCGCTGCGCGAGGCGCTGACCCGGCTGGAGCAGGAAGGACTGGTGCGGTCGCGCGCCAATCGCGGCTATTTCGTGCGCGAATTGTCGATCGCGGAGGCCGAGGAGGTCTATGCATTGCGTCTGAAGCTGGAGCCGCAGGTGGCGGCGCTGGCCGCGGAGCGCGCGACCGACGAGGAGCGCACGGTGGCGATGCAGACGCTGGCGCAGCTAGACGAAGTGACCAACGCGCACGGCGTCGGAGTGGGGGCGTTCAATCGCGCGTTCCACCTTGCGCTGCTCCGCCCGTCACGCCAGCCGATCACGACGACGATGCTGGAGCGGCTGCACGTGCTGGGCGAGCGTTATGTCCGCAAGCACCTCGAGCCGCGCGGGCGCGACCAGCGCGCCAACGACGAACATGCGCAATTGCTGGATAGCTGGCTGGCGCGCGACCTGTCGCTGGTAACCGAGCGGATGTATGCGCACATCGAGCAGACCGTACTGGACCTGCGGCGCGAGTTCGTGACGTTGGAGGATGCGCGCGCGCTTTCCTGA
- a CDS encoding NAD(P)/FAD-dependent oxidoreductase, protein MTKTAIVVGNGVVGLNVAIALQRRGTQVTIVAPDAPWRGASWGNAGHLAVEQVEPLASLATVRSVPRRLFSRGGALALPPRAFATWLPFSLRMLRASLPARFARGKTALTAALATAIPAWRRVLDEAGAPELLRIDGHFVVWETPESATRGRAAWHIADTGTATVRDASTTEVARLQALTRVPIAGAIRFEGSGQIADTGALGELLVARFVAAGGVMVHGRVRAIADRDERARVTLDDGATLDAEVAVVAAGAASAALVAPLGLRAPLIAERGYHIEGDPGDWPADMPPVVFEDRAMIVTRFTGRLRAASIVEFAAVDTPPDPRKWTRLRAHVAALGLSLRGPVAPWIGARPTLPDYLPAIGRRGAVAYAFGHQHLGLTLSATSGEALAALLHGQAPGFDLAPFDLVRFG, encoded by the coding sequence ATGACGAAGACCGCGATCGTCGTCGGCAACGGCGTGGTCGGGCTGAACGTCGCGATCGCGCTGCAACGGCGCGGGACGCAGGTGACGATCGTCGCACCCGATGCGCCGTGGCGCGGGGCGTCGTGGGGGAACGCCGGGCACCTTGCGGTCGAGCAGGTCGAGCCGCTCGCGTCGCTGGCGACGGTGCGGAGCGTGCCGAGGCGGCTGTTCTCGCGCGGCGGGGCGCTGGCGTTGCCGCCGCGCGCCTTCGCGACATGGCTGCCGTTCAGCCTGCGAATGCTGCGCGCCAGCCTGCCGGCGCGGTTCGCGCGCGGGAAGACGGCGCTGACCGCGGCGCTGGCGACCGCGATCCCGGCGTGGCGACGCGTGCTGGACGAGGCCGGCGCGCCGGAGTTGCTGCGCATCGATGGGCATTTCGTCGTGTGGGAAACGCCCGAGAGCGCTACTCGCGGTCGTGCGGCGTGGCATATCGCGGACACCGGCACCGCGACGGTACGCGATGCGAGCACGACGGAGGTCGCGCGCTTGCAGGCGCTGACGCGGGTGCCGATCGCCGGGGCGATCCGGTTCGAGGGCAGCGGACAGATCGCCGACACGGGGGCGCTGGGCGAGCTGCTGGTCGCGCGGTTCGTCGCGGCGGGCGGCGTGATGGTGCACGGGCGTGTGCGTGCGATCGCGGATCGTGACGAACGCGCACGCGTGACGCTTGACGATGGCGCGACGCTCGACGCCGAGGTCGCGGTGGTCGCGGCGGGCGCGGCGTCGGCGGCATTGGTCGCGCCGCTGGGACTGCGCGCGCCGCTGATCGCGGAGCGCGGTTACCATATCGAAGGCGATCCGGGCGACTGGCCCGCCGACATGCCACCGGTGGTGTTCGAGGATCGCGCGATGATCGTCACGCGGTTTACGGGACGGCTGCGCGCGGCGAGCATCGTGGAGTTCGCCGCCGTGGACACGCCGCCCGACCCGCGCAAGTGGACCCGGTTGCGTGCGCATGTCGCGGCGCTGGGGCTTTCCTTGCGGGGGCCGGTCGCCCCGTGGATCGGAGCACGGCCGACCTTGCCGGATTACCTGCCTGCGATCGGACGGCGTGGCGCGGTCGCATATGCGTTCGGGCACCAGCACCTCGGCCTTACGCTGTCGGCGACGAGCGGCGAGGCACTGGCGGCGCTCCTGCATGGGCAGGCGCCGGGGTTCGATCTTGCGCCGTTCGATCTGGTGCGGTTCGGGTGA
- a CDS encoding amino acid permease: protein MARGIWGPLKSLDAGDADPERKLRKTLSWPHLIALGIGAIVGTGIYTLTGVGADRAGPAVILSFAIAGAVCACAALAYAEMATLIPTAGSAYTYTYSVIGESVAWVVGWSLILEYSLACSTVAVGWSAYLVGWLQSVGVNLPEMLLSGPHGGGIVNLPAVLVALGIAAMLVAGTKESATFNIVLVAIKMVALAVFVFFAMPAFSGHNFEPFMPYGFGSHVEGGATRGVMAAAAIVFFAFYGFDAVATSAEEARNPGRDLTIGIIGSMAACTAIYMGVAVAAIGAVSYVDLGHSAEPLAYVLRTLQHPFAAWAIGLAALIALPSVILVMMYGQSRIFFVMSRDGLLPRSLSRVSARTGSPTLVTMVTGVFVAAVAGFFRLDEIAELANAGTLLAFIAVAACMMVLRRRAPEMPRVFRCPAPFVVGTLAILGCVYLLISLPTHTLIRFALWNVLGVAFYLAYGRARSLARATA from the coding sequence GTGGCACGAGGAATTTGGGGGCCGCTGAAGTCGCTCGACGCAGGCGACGCGGACCCGGAGCGCAAGCTGCGCAAGACGCTGAGCTGGCCGCACCTGATTGCGCTGGGCATTGGCGCGATCGTCGGCACCGGTATCTACACGTTGACGGGCGTGGGCGCGGATCGCGCCGGGCCGGCGGTGATCCTGTCGTTCGCGATCGCCGGTGCGGTGTGCGCGTGTGCGGCGCTCGCCTATGCCGAGATGGCGACGCTGATCCCGACCGCGGGCAGCGCCTATACCTATACTTATTCGGTCATTGGCGAGAGCGTCGCGTGGGTGGTCGGGTGGAGCCTGATCCTCGAATATTCGCTGGCCTGCTCGACCGTGGCGGTCGGCTGGTCCGCGTATCTGGTCGGCTGGTTGCAGAGCGTGGGCGTGAATCTGCCCGAAATGCTGCTGTCGGGGCCGCATGGTGGCGGGATCGTGAACCTTCCGGCGGTGCTGGTCGCGCTGGGGATCGCCGCGATGCTGGTCGCGGGCACCAAGGAGAGTGCGACGTTCAACATCGTGCTTGTCGCGATCAAGATGGTCGCGCTGGCGGTGTTCGTCTTCTTCGCGATGCCGGCGTTCTCGGGCCATAACTTCGAGCCGTTCATGCCGTACGGCTTCGGCAGTCATGTCGAGGGCGGCGCGACGCGCGGGGTGATGGCCGCGGCGGCGATCGTGTTCTTCGCCTTCTACGGTTTCGATGCGGTGGCGACCTCTGCGGAGGAGGCCCGCAATCCCGGTCGCGACCTGACGATCGGCATCATCGGATCGATGGCGGCGTGCACCGCGATCTACATGGGCGTGGCGGTCGCCGCGATCGGGGCGGTCAGCTACGTCGACCTCGGCCATTCCGCGGAGCCGCTGGCCTACGTGCTGCGGACGCTCCAGCATCCGTTCGCGGCATGGGCGATCGGGCTGGCGGCGCTGATCGCGCTACCGTCGGTGATCCTGGTGATGATGTACGGGCAGAGCCGGATCTTCTTCGTGATGTCGCGCGACGGGCTGCTGCCGCGCAGCCTGAGTCGCGTGTCGGCGCGCACCGGTTCGCCGACGCTGGTGACGATGGTGACGGGCGTGTTCGTGGCGGCGGTGGCCGGGTTCTTCCGGCTCGACGAGATCGCCGAACTGGCCAATGCCGGCACGCTGCTGGCGTTCATCGCGGTGGCGGCGTGCATGATGGTGCTGCGGCGACGCGCGCCGGAGATGCCGCGCGTGTTCCGTTGCCCGGCACCGTTCGTGGTGGGAACGCTGGCGATCCTCGGCTGCGTCTACCTGCTGATCAGCTTGCCGACGCACACGCTGATCCGGTTCGCGCTGTGGAACGTGCTGGGGGTGGCGTTCTACCTCGCCTATGGTCGCGCGCGCAGCCTGGCGCGGGCGACCGCATGA
- a CDS encoding 4-hydroxyproline epimerase: protein MRHTFFCIDGHTAGNPVRLVAGGAPLLRGASMAERRQDFLARFDWIRTGLCFEPRGHDMMSGGFLYPPCGDADAAILFIETSGCLPMCGHGTIGMITFGLENGLITPRTPGRLRVEVPAGVIEIDYLADGDRVRSVKIRNVPAYVATRGLRIDVPGFGPLSIDVAYGGNYYAIIEPQGAYAGLDELGAARIVELSRTIRAMVRDIYEPVHPAEPTIRGVSHVLWADKPKGEGADGRNAVFYGERAIDRSPCGTGTSARLAHLAATGRLRVGDRFVHESYIGSRFIGRVEAETMIGEQPAIVPSIEGSAIATGFNTIWIDREDPFWSGFTVV, encoded by the coding sequence ATGCGCCACACGTTCTTCTGCATCGATGGCCATACGGCGGGCAATCCGGTCCGCCTGGTGGCCGGGGGCGCCCCGCTGCTGCGCGGCGCCAGCATGGCGGAGCGGCGGCAGGACTTCCTGGCGCGGTTCGACTGGATCCGCACCGGGCTGTGCTTCGAGCCGCGCGGGCACGACATGATGTCGGGCGGGTTTCTGTATCCGCCGTGCGGTGACGCGGATGCCGCGATCCTGTTCATCGAGACGTCGGGGTGCCTGCCGATGTGCGGGCATGGCACGATCGGGATGATCACGTTCGGGCTGGAGAACGGCCTGATCACCCCACGGACGCCGGGCCGGCTGCGCGTCGAGGTGCCGGCCGGCGTGATCGAGATCGATTACCTCGCCGACGGAGACCGCGTGCGATCGGTGAAGATCCGCAACGTGCCCGCGTATGTCGCAACGCGCGGGTTGCGGATCGACGTTCCGGGGTTCGGACCGCTCTCGATCGACGTCGCCTATGGCGGCAATTACTACGCGATCATCGAACCGCAGGGCGCATACGCCGGGCTGGACGAGCTTGGCGCGGCGCGGATCGTGGAGCTGAGCCGCACGATCCGCGCGATGGTGCGTGACATCTACGAACCCGTGCATCCGGCGGAGCCGACGATCCGCGGGGTCAGCCATGTGCTGTGGGCTGACAAGCCGAAGGGCGAGGGCGCCGACGGGCGCAACGCCGTATTCTATGGCGAGCGCGCGATCGATCGCAGCCCGTGCGGAACCGGAACGTCGGCGCGGCTCGCGCATCTGGCGGCGACCGGGCGGCTGAGGGTCGGCGACCGCTTCGTCCACGAAAGCTACATCGGTAGCCGCTTCATCGGGCGTGTCGAGGCGGAGACGATGATCGGCGAGCAGCCGGCGATCGTGCCGTCGATCGAAGGCTCGGCGATCGCGACCGGCTTCAACACGATCTGGATCGATCGCGAGGACCCGTTCTGGAGCGGGTTCACGGTGGTGTGA